The following proteins are co-located in the Symphalangus syndactylus isolate Jambi chromosome 21, NHGRI_mSymSyn1-v2.1_pri, whole genome shotgun sequence genome:
- the CDHR5 gene encoding cadherin-related family member 5 isoform X2, translated as MAVEGCTSRRGRVAVEGCTSLTLGTGGRRGVHLTAGTGGRRGVHLTHVGDGWPSRGAPHGGDGWPSRGAPHSCWGRVAVEGRTSRRGRMAIEGCTSRRGGAVGEADGHTLQVTQLRVFVSVLDVNDNAPIFPFTTKEIRVEEDTKVNSTVIPETQLQAEDLDKGDTLFYTLQEVTAGASDYFSLVSVNHPALRLDQRLDFYERPNMAFRLLARDTPEENVEPSHTATATLVLSVVPADLRPPWFLPCTFSDGYVCIQAQYHGAVPTGHTLPSPLVLRPGPIYAEDGDRGINQPIIYSIFSGNVNGIFVIHPDSGNLTMARSVPSPMTLRLLVKGQQADLARYSVTQVTVEAVAAAGSPPRFPQSLYRGTVVLGAGAGVVVKDAAAPSQPLRIQAQDLEFSDLNSAITYRITNHSHFRMEGEVVLTTTTLAQAGAFYAEVEANNTVTSGTATTVIEIQVSEQEPPSTDVPPSPEAGGTTRPWTSTTSEAPRPSAPSQGTSTTSSGGGTGPHPPSGTTLRPPTSSTPGGPLGAENITSQQPATPGGGTAQTPEPGTSQPLPPGVGTSTSQQPATPSGGTAQTPEPGTSQPLPLSRSTPSSGGGPLEDRRFSVVDMAALGGVLGALLLLALLGLAVLVHKHYGPRLKCCSGKASEPEPEGFDNQTFLPDHKDNWAPVPSPTHDPKPAEAPMPAEPAPPGPASPGGAPEPPAAARAGGSPTAVRSILTKERRPEGGYKAVWFGEDIGAEADVVVLNAPTLDVDGASDSGSGDEGEGAGRGGGPHDAPGGDDSYI; from the exons ATGGCCGTCGAGGGGTGCACCTCACGGCGGGGACGGGTGGCCGTCGAGGGGTGCACCTCACTCACGTTGGGGACGGGTGGCCGTCGAGGGGTGCACCTCACGGCGGGGACGGGTGGCCGTCGAGGGGTGCACCTCACTCACGTTGGGGACGGGTGGCCGTCGAGGGGTGCACCTCACGGCGGGGACGGGTGGCCGTCGAGGGGTGCACCTCACTCATGTTGGGGACGGGTGGCCGTTGAGGGGCGCACCTCACGGCGGGGACGGATGGCCATTGAGGGATGTACCTCACGGCGGGGAGGGGCTGTGGGAGAGGCTGACGGCCACACCCTGCAGGTGACCCAGCTGAGAGTGTTCGTGTCAGTGCTGGACGTCAATGACAACGCCCCCATATTCCCCTTTACGACCAAGGAGATAAGGGTGGAGGAG gaCACTAAAGTGAACTCCACCGTCATCCCTGAGACGCAGCTGCAGGCCGAGGACCTAGACAAGGGCGACACTCTGTTCTACACCCTCCAGGAAGTGACAGCA GGTGCCAGTGACTACTTCTCCCTGGTGAGTGTAAACCATCCCGCCCTGAGGCTGGACCAGCGCCTGGACTTCTACGAGCGGCCGAACATGGCCTTCCGGCTGCTGGCGAGG GACACTCCGGAGGAGAATGTGGAGCCCAGCCACACTGCCACCGCCACGCTGGTGCTGAGCGTGGTGCCTGCCGACCTGCGGCCCCCCTGGTTCCTACCCTGCACCTTCTCAGATGGCTACGTCTGCATCCAAGCTCAGTACCACGGGGCTGTCCCCACGGGGCACACACTG CCATCCCCCCTCGTCCTGCGTCCCGGACCCATCTACGCTGAGGACGGAGACCGCGGCATCAACCAGCCCATCATCTACAGCATCTTTAGTG GAAACGTGAATGGTATCTTCGTCATCCACCCAGACTCGGGCAACCTCACCATGGCCAGGAGTGTCCCCAGCCCCATGACCCTACGTCTGCTGGTGAAG GGCCAACAGGCTGACCTTGCCCGCTACTCAGTGACCCAGGTCACCGTGGAGGCTGTGGCTGCAGCTGGGAGCCCGCCCCGCTTCCCCCAGAGCCTGTACCGTGGTACCGTGGTGCTTGGCGCTGGAGCGGGCGTTGTGGTCAAGGATGCAGCTGCCCCCTCTCAGCCTCTGAGGATCCAGGCTCAGGACCTGGAGTTCTCG GACCTCAACTCGGCCATCACGTATCGAATTACCAACCACTCACACTTCCGGATGGAGGGAGAGGTTGTGCTGACCACCACCACACTGGCACAGGCGGGAGCCTTCTACGCAGAG GTTGAGGCCAACAACACGGTGACCTCTGGCACCGCAACCACAGTCATTGAGATACAAGTTTCCGAACAGGAGCCCCCCTCCACAG ATGTCCCCCCATCCCCAGAGGCTGGAGGAACAACCAGGCCCTGGACCAGCACCACTTCCGAGGCCCCCAGACCCTCTGCGCCCTCCCAGGGAACCTCCACGACCAGCTCTGGGGGAGGCACAGGCCCTCATCCACCCTCTGGCACAACTCTGAGGCCACCAACCTCATCCACACCCGGGGGGCCCCTGGGTGCAGAAAACATCACCTCCCAGCAACCAGCCACTCCCGGTGGGGGTACAGCACAGACCCCAGAGCCAGGAACCTCTCAGCCGCTGCCCCCCGGTGTGGGAACCAGCACCTCCCAGCAACCAGCCACTCCCAGTGGGGGCACAGCACAGACCCCAGAGCCAGGAACCTCTCAGCCGCTGCCCCTCAGCAGGAGCACCCCATCTTCAG GTGGCGGCCCCTTGGAGGACAGGCGCTTCTCAGTGGTGGACATGGCGGCCCTGGGCGGGGTGCTGGGTgcgctgctgctgctggctctcCTTGGCCTTGCCGTCCTTGTCCACAAGCACTATGGTCCCCGGCTCAAGTGCTGCTCTGGCAAAGCTTCG GAGCCCGAGCCCGAAGGCTTTGACAACCAGACGTTCCTCCCTGACCACAAGGACAACTGGGCGCCCGTCCCCAGCCCCACGCATGACCCCAAGCCCGCGGAGGCACCGATGCCCGCAGAGCCTGCGCCCCCCGGCCCTGCCTCCCCAGGCGGTGCCCCTGAGCCCCCCGCAGCGGCCCGAGCCGGCGGAAGCCCCACGGCGGTGAGGTCCATCCTGACCAAGGAGCGGCGGCCGGAGGGCGGGTACAAGGCCGTCTGGTTTGGCGAGGACATCGGGGCGGAGGCAGACGTGGTCGTTCTCAACGCGCCCACCCTGGACGTGGATGGCGCCAGTGACTCCGGCAGCGGCGACGAGGGCGAGGGCgcggggaggggtgggggtcCCCACGATGCGCCCGGTGGCGATGACTCCTACATCTAA
- the CDHR5 gene encoding cadherin-related family member 5 isoform X5 has product MAVEGCTSRRGRVAVEGCTSLTLGTGGRRGVHLTAGTGGRRGVHLTHVGDGWPSRGAPHGGDGWPSRGAPHSCWGRVAVEGRTSRRGRMAIEGCTSRRGGAVGEADGHTLQVTQLRVFVSVLDVNDNAPIFPFTTKEIRVEEDTKVNSTVIPETQLQAEDLDKGDTLFYTLQEVTAGASDYFSLVSVNHPALRLDQRLDFYERPNMAFRLLARDTPEENVEPSHTATATLVLSVVPADLRPPWFLPCTFSDGYVCIQAQYHGAVPTGHTLPSPLVLRPGPIYAEDGDRGINQPIIYSIFSGNVNGIFVIHPDSGNLTMARSVPSPMTLRLLVKGQQADLARYSVTQVTVEAVAAAGSPPRFPQSLYRGTVVLGAGAGVVVKDAAAPSQPLRIQAQDLEFSDLNSAITYRITNHSHFRMEGEVVLTTTTLAQAGAFYAEVEANNTVTSGTATTVIEIQVSEQEPPSTEAGGTTRPWTSTTSEAPRPSAPSQGTSTTSSGGGTGPHPPSGTTLRPPTSSTPGGPLGAENITSQQPATPGGGTAQTPEPGTSQPLPPGVGTSTSQQPATPSGGTAQTPEPGTSQPLPLSRSTPSSGGGPLEDRRFSVVDMAALGGVLGALLLLALLGLAVLVHKHYGPRLKCCSGKASEPEPEGFDNQTFLPDHKDNWAPVPSPTHDPKPAEAPMPAEPAPPGPASPGGAPEPPAAARAGGSPTAVRSILTKERRPEGGYKAVWFGEDIGAEADVVVLNAPTLDVDGASDSGSGDEGEGAGRGGGPHDAPGGDDSYI; this is encoded by the exons ATGGCCGTCGAGGGGTGCACCTCACGGCGGGGACGGGTGGCCGTCGAGGGGTGCACCTCACTCACGTTGGGGACGGGTGGCCGTCGAGGGGTGCACCTCACGGCGGGGACGGGTGGCCGTCGAGGGGTGCACCTCACTCACGTTGGGGACGGGTGGCCGTCGAGGGGTGCACCTCACGGCGGGGACGGGTGGCCGTCGAGGGGTGCACCTCACTCATGTTGGGGACGGGTGGCCGTTGAGGGGCGCACCTCACGGCGGGGACGGATGGCCATTGAGGGATGTACCTCACGGCGGGGAGGGGCTGTGGGAGAGGCTGACGGCCACACCCTGCAGGTGACCCAGCTGAGAGTGTTCGTGTCAGTGCTGGACGTCAATGACAACGCCCCCATATTCCCCTTTACGACCAAGGAGATAAGGGTGGAGGAG gaCACTAAAGTGAACTCCACCGTCATCCCTGAGACGCAGCTGCAGGCCGAGGACCTAGACAAGGGCGACACTCTGTTCTACACCCTCCAGGAAGTGACAGCA GGTGCCAGTGACTACTTCTCCCTGGTGAGTGTAAACCATCCCGCCCTGAGGCTGGACCAGCGCCTGGACTTCTACGAGCGGCCGAACATGGCCTTCCGGCTGCTGGCGAGG GACACTCCGGAGGAGAATGTGGAGCCCAGCCACACTGCCACCGCCACGCTGGTGCTGAGCGTGGTGCCTGCCGACCTGCGGCCCCCCTGGTTCCTACCCTGCACCTTCTCAGATGGCTACGTCTGCATCCAAGCTCAGTACCACGGGGCTGTCCCCACGGGGCACACACTG CCATCCCCCCTCGTCCTGCGTCCCGGACCCATCTACGCTGAGGACGGAGACCGCGGCATCAACCAGCCCATCATCTACAGCATCTTTAGTG GAAACGTGAATGGTATCTTCGTCATCCACCCAGACTCGGGCAACCTCACCATGGCCAGGAGTGTCCCCAGCCCCATGACCCTACGTCTGCTGGTGAAG GGCCAACAGGCTGACCTTGCCCGCTACTCAGTGACCCAGGTCACCGTGGAGGCTGTGGCTGCAGCTGGGAGCCCGCCCCGCTTCCCCCAGAGCCTGTACCGTGGTACCGTGGTGCTTGGCGCTGGAGCGGGCGTTGTGGTCAAGGATGCAGCTGCCCCCTCTCAGCCTCTGAGGATCCAGGCTCAGGACCTGGAGTTCTCG GACCTCAACTCGGCCATCACGTATCGAATTACCAACCACTCACACTTCCGGATGGAGGGAGAGGTTGTGCTGACCACCACCACACTGGCACAGGCGGGAGCCTTCTACGCAGAG GTTGAGGCCAACAACACGGTGACCTCTGGCACCGCAACCACAGTCATTGAGATACAAGTTTCCGAACAGGAGCCCCCCTCCACAG AGGCTGGAGGAACAACCAGGCCCTGGACCAGCACCACTTCCGAGGCCCCCAGACCCTCTGCGCCCTCCCAGGGAACCTCCACGACCAGCTCTGGGGGAGGCACAGGCCCTCATCCACCCTCTGGCACAACTCTGAGGCCACCAACCTCATCCACACCCGGGGGGCCCCTGGGTGCAGAAAACATCACCTCCCAGCAACCAGCCACTCCCGGTGGGGGTACAGCACAGACCCCAGAGCCAGGAACCTCTCAGCCGCTGCCCCCCGGTGTGGGAACCAGCACCTCCCAGCAACCAGCCACTCCCAGTGGGGGCACAGCACAGACCCCAGAGCCAGGAACCTCTCAGCCGCTGCCCCTCAGCAGGAGCACCCCATCTTCAG GTGGCGGCCCCTTGGAGGACAGGCGCTTCTCAGTGGTGGACATGGCGGCCCTGGGCGGGGTGCTGGGTgcgctgctgctgctggctctcCTTGGCCTTGCCGTCCTTGTCCACAAGCACTATGGTCCCCGGCTCAAGTGCTGCTCTGGCAAAGCTTCG GAGCCCGAGCCCGAAGGCTTTGACAACCAGACGTTCCTCCCTGACCACAAGGACAACTGGGCGCCCGTCCCCAGCCCCACGCATGACCCCAAGCCCGCGGAGGCACCGATGCCCGCAGAGCCTGCGCCCCCCGGCCCTGCCTCCCCAGGCGGTGCCCCTGAGCCCCCCGCAGCGGCCCGAGCCGGCGGAAGCCCCACGGCGGTGAGGTCCATCCTGACCAAGGAGCGGCGGCCGGAGGGCGGGTACAAGGCCGTCTGGTTTGGCGAGGACATCGGGGCGGAGGCAGACGTGGTCGTTCTCAACGCGCCCACCCTGGACGTGGATGGCGCCAGTGACTCCGGCAGCGGCGACGAGGGCGAGGGCgcggggaggggtgggggtcCCCACGATGCGCCCGGTGGCGATGACTCCTACATCTAA